A genomic stretch from Candidatus Poribacteria bacterium includes:
- a CDS encoding radical SAM protein, translating to MIPTWIKISVKGIRNYYRGYPVCVSIEVTHSCTANCRHCDKGGMKPNEERAGPEEYVERLKELRSPPVVQISGGEPLVRKDICDVISALKGGGDLPYIILVTNGSLLDEERYLRLKKAGVDRISISLDFPDKRHDSFRRLPGLFDHLSQIVPYLAGRYGGCDIALNTAITRENFPYICDIALKAQEWGVGISYSAYTTLRTGDESLTLSEEESRQLEGLMERLIRMQLDGYRILNTPSMLRRTVRYFREGGIPNCGAGRRFLVIRPDGTMNPCSMLPHLIFDSFDKIREFARGNECDSCYVAIRAYSDRSVSEFIAEGRLMVRLASQD from the coding sequence ATGATACCGACCTGGATTAAGATATCCGTCAAAGGGATCCGGAACTATTACAGGGGATACCCGGTCTGTGTCTCCATTGAGGTGACGCACTCCTGTACCGCCAACTGTCGACACTGCGATAAAGGCGGGATGAAACCGAACGAGGAGAGGGCGGGACCGGAGGAATACGTCGAGAGGCTAAAAGAGCTGAGATCACCCCCCGTCGTTCAGATCTCAGGCGGCGAGCCGCTCGTGAGGAAGGACATCTGCGATGTCATCAGCGCTTTGAAAGGCGGTGGTGATCTTCCCTATATCATACTCGTCACAAACGGATCGCTGTTGGATGAGGAGAGATATCTGAGGCTCAAGAAGGCCGGAGTGGATAGGATCTCCATATCCCTTGATTTCCCCGACAAAAGACACGATTCCTTCAGAAGGCTCCCCGGCCTGTTCGATCATCTCTCGCAGATCGTTCCCTATCTGGCCGGAAGATATGGGGGATGTGATATAGCGCTGAACACCGCCATAACAAGGGAGAACTTCCCTTACATCTGCGATATCGCCCTCAAAGCACAGGAGTGGGGGGTCGGGATCTCATACAGCGCATATACCACCTTGAGGACAGGAGACGAGTCGCTGACACTTTCGGAGGAGGAATCGAGGCAGCTTGAGGGTCTGATGGAGAGGCTTATACGGATGCAGCTCGATGGGTATAGGATACTCAATACCCCCTCCATGCTGAGAAGGACGGTCCGATATTTCAGGGAGGGAGGCATTCCGAACTGCGGCGCGGGGAGAAGGTTTCTCGTTATCAGGCCTGACGGCACGATGAACCCATGTTCGATGCTGCCGCATCTGATCTTCGATTCCTTCGATAAGATAAGGGAGTTCGCTCGTGGGAACGAGTGCGATAGCTGTTATGTGGCCATCCGGGCTTACTCAGATAGAAGCGTCTCAGAATTCATCGCTGAAGGCAGGCTTATGGTGCGTCTCGCCTCTCAGGATTGA